A window of the Diospyros lotus cultivar Yz01 unplaced genomic scaffold, ASM1463336v1 superscaf1, whole genome shotgun sequence genome harbors these coding sequences:
- the LOC127793022 gene encoding uncharacterized protein LOC127793022, whose protein sequence is MGKDSKPKDSGGKGKGKQAASGSDDGASKGKGKGSKTDGLGTCTYVKARHILCEKQGKINEAYKKLQDGWLSNGDKVPPAEFAKLAAEYSECPSGKKGGDLGWFPRGKMAGPFQDVAFSTPIGATSAPFKSTHGYHIILSEGRKN, encoded by the exons ATGGGTAAGGACTCAAAACCAAAGGATTCAGGTGGGAAGGGCAAGGGCAAACAGGCTGCTAGTGGAAGTGATGATGGTGCTtcgaaaggcaaaggaaaaggcTCAAAGACAGATGGACTTGGCACCTGCACCTATGTCAAAG CAAGGCATATCTTATGTGAGAAACAAGGGAAGATTAATGAAGCATACAAAAAGCTGCAAGATGGTTGGCTTAGTAATGGGGATAAAGTTCCACCAGCTGAGTTTGCAAAG CTAGCAGCAGAATATTCAGAATGTCCATCAGGGAAGAAGGGTGGAGACCTTGGATGGTTTCCCCGTGGCAAAATGGCTGGACCGTTTCAGGACGTTGCCTTTAGCACACCTATTGGAGCTACTAGTGCACCATTTAAATCCAC GCATGGATACCACATTATCTTGTCTGAAGGGAGAAAGAATTGA